A window of Elephas maximus indicus isolate mEleMax1 chromosome X, mEleMax1 primary haplotype, whole genome shotgun sequence genomic DNA:
taaactaacaaaaaaaaaaactacgcatctttttaaaagaatatcCATTTCACGTAACCTAACATGTAAGTATGCACAAAAGTTAACTGGATCACATACATTTTCCTGTACTCTTACTCATTTCTCAAAAAGCAAGTTAGAAGTTTTTACTTTGATAGATTCAGAAGGGCcattttgagaatattttcatggAAGAAATTAAATTTAGTAGTATTACtgaaataataaaggaaacatATATACCCAATCAATCACCTCACCTTGGctgattcaagaaaaaaaaaatgttgaggaaTAAACTTTATTCTACATATTCCTAAAGATATTATATCAAAAAGTAGTACAAAATGACAATTTTACAATTAGAAACTTCACTAGAATGAACAAGGTTTgctaagtttcatttttttttcaaaagaaagtATTCACTTAAAAACCTGTGAATTGCCATAAAATAACCTCATATCACAAAGTAGCCCAAACTAAGTGGGCACCAGCTTAAGGCTGAAAAAATTGAGTATTGTCATCCTCACCACCTGCGTCTGGCCTGGCCCAAGGTGACATGCAGGGGCTTGGAGCCCACTACGCGACCATTCATCTCATCCACTGCTTTGGTAGCCTCTTCAAAAGAGGAGAAGCATACaacaccaaaccctttgccttgcCCCACTTCCATCATCACCTTGGCCCGGCTAACTGATCCAAAGGAAGAAAACTCTTCCTTCAGTTTTTCATCATCAATGGTCTCATCTAGGTTCTTAATATAGATAGGCACCCCTGGAGGCCGACTTTTTTCCTTTAATCTCAGCCGTTCAAATCTCCGCCTTAACTCAGCCAGGCGTTCAATTTTCTTCTGTGCTCGTCCTACATACAGCGCTTTCCCATCAATTGACTTTCCATGAAGGTCTAGCACAGCTTTTTGGGCAGCCTCGTGTGTCTCATATCTCACAAATCCAAAGCCTTTGGATTTCCCACTGACATCTCTTATCACTTTAACACTCTCAGTTGGCCCATATTCACTGAAAAGTCCCTTCAGTTTTTCGTCATCCATGTCGTCCCCAAAATTTTTAACGAACACATTGGTGAAAGTTGCTCTATCCCGGGTTCTGACTTCAGCGGCCCGCTCTTCCGGGAATTTGAACCGGCCAACATACACCTGGCGGTTGTTGAGCCGCACTCCATTCATGTGCCAGATCGCCCTGTTGGCAGCGGCCAGGCTGTCGAAGTGTACGTAGGCATAGCCTTTAGAGCCGTTGTCATCGCAGACTACTTTGCAGGAGAGAATGTTcccaaaagcagaaaataagtaaaaaaggGCCCTATTGTCTATGGATTTGTCCAGGTTTTTGATGAAGATGTTTCCAACTCCAGACTTTCTTAAGCGGTCATCTGGCTGAGACCACATGAGGCGAAATGGTTTGCCATTAATTAAATCAAAATTCATGGTGTTGAGTGCCCACTCAGCATCCGCAGGAAAACGAAAGTTAACATAGCCATAGCCCAGGGGACTGCGGGTCACTGGGTCACGACAGATTCGTGTGAAGCGCAGAGGACCAGCAGGCCTGAACTTCTTATATAGCATGTCCTCGGTGACGTCTGGGTCCAAGTCACCCACGTACAGGGCAGCTTTGAggtacttctttttcttgccagcAGGATTAGGCTCCCCACTCCCCATCTCTCTAAACACAAGGAGGAGTCTCTCTTGGGAGAGAAAAAGACCGCTCTCTCTAAGCTATGGGCCAAGCAGCTGTTCACGaagaacagaaaaagccaaggcgAAGGAAGCTTAAAGCAGGCTCAGAATCACTGTTGAAGCTGAGAAAATGAAGTTCAGAAACAGCTGGTCAGCAGGCTCAGAATAAACACATCAGACAAAAAAAACACCCCAGTAAGTAACCTCTTTTCCCTAAGGGGGCTTATGATTTTCACCCCGTTCAGGTTTAAAATCAGTTTCAAAAGCCAATATTAAGGAAGAAATTACTCTTTCCCTGTTAAATTGTAAGAGATCGTCAAGCAGCTATCTGACTCCCCAAATCTAGCATTGCCCACAGAGGCCTCGCGACCCGATTTCTGTATAAATATAGGCCTCAAGCTCCTGTTGGTTTAAAATTAGATCCACAAGGGCAGGGGCCGAACAAGTATTCCTCCGCCGGCTGCCTGGCGGGTCTCAGGCGGACTCGCAGCTAAGGCCGCTACACACACTCAGCGTCGGCGAAAAGGCAGACTAGGCACTTGGTGCGCTGGGATCAGGCTGCAGGCAGCGGAtcggacagagagacagacagacacacgcgCGCGGGGAACGGGAGACCGCCCAGATACCCAAGATGCCCACTGGGTACGGACCGAGTGACGCGCGGTGATCTCGGCAGCCTCGCAGCAGGTCCGGAGGGACTGGCTGGCAGACGTGCAGTGGGTCAGCTCAGACGCGAGGCGGTTCCGGACAGATGCGGGGCGGAGTCAGAAGAGAAGGGCAGATGCGCGGCGGGCGGGCAGAGCGCGGACCCATGCGCAGGGATTGCTCACCGCAGGACAGACCGACTGAGGGACCAAAAGCCTTTAGCTGTGGTAGGGCGTGAGGGAGGGGCGCAAGGAAACCCGGAACCGTGCTAAGTAACTTCCCTCGTGCTCTgtgccaagatttttttttttttagttaaaatgaattttagatttttcttttccgTATTATTGTAAAGTATTTATTTACTCATATTTAGACTCTGATCTCAAAATAACAATAGGATGTGGTGTCCTGGGCGGAAAGAActcttaaaagttaaaaaaaaaagctaattcaGTGAATCACTTTGCTTAGGAAACAGGATATATAGATTGCATACTTTCCTCAGTGGTTTGGAAAGTCAAAGTTGACAGCTGTGCTGGGCACCCAATTAGTGCTAAATGATCACAAGGTCAAATGGAACACAGGGCCCTGTTTTGTTTGGCGTTTATGCTTACTCCGTTAATTTCCGACATAATGGTAGcattatccctaaaaaaaaaaaagcattatcccTAGGTAGTAGGTAAAGAGTTCTTTTCGCTGCACCAGTAATCCTAAGGTTCTAATGATTTGAGAGCCATAAAATGGCTTTTAATGGTACTTAGTGCACAAAACTTAGAGGCTGTTATGTTGCCTCCATAATCACATTTAGGAAGTCTCAGTTTTAGAGATAAAAGCTGCAGAATCAATGCAATATGTATAATTAATATTCGTAGATGACATAAACATGTAAAGTTGTAGTTGCTTTACACAATTAGTTATGAATTTCAACATGGGTAGTCTTTAAATTATTGCAGAGAAAAATGCCATGAGATTAGATTTAACTCTGAGGTTTTCCAAGAATCTCTCTTTAGAGTATGTGAAAAACTGTGTTGGagaggaattttgttttttcagaaaattgaaaattttcGCTTCTTGAAAATGTCTATAATATACAAACAACTCCTCACCCAGCCCTTTCCACACTCCCTCTACCCCTCCCCCCACGGAAAAAAAAGTTCAAACAAAATATACAAGTACTATTAGGATAGGAAAGatcttgggaaaaaaagaaagcaagagaacgACATGACCTCAAAGGGTGTTTTTCTAATAAGAAATTCTTAGAAACAGTTTAAGTTCATGTGCTGCTTCATTGTTTACATTTTACAATCTATATTAGACTATATTGTTGACTAAAGATGGTGATTTACCCTCTTCATTTACTCAAGTATATAGTAATTTTCTTTACTGTGTTTTTGTGCTTGCCTTCTAACGTTCTTGCTTCACTAGGACATAcagattactgtatttttacacaaataatgtgtgctTTCTGCATTTGTTTTCCAGCTGCACCCTTccctcatgaggtattttcataagcacactggtagcgtagcggttaagtgctacggctgctaaccaaagggtcggcagttcgaatccaccaggtggtccttggaaactctatgggcagttctactctgtctgtcgtatttggtcgctatgagtccgaatgaacttgacggcactgggatttttttttttttacactaatctgattttttttttacagctatatgtggaagaggattggcacgGGAGCGTTTGTGAGGGTGCCTTGCAGGGGGAAGGCAAgacagcaaacaaacacagaacagCGTGCTATCTGTATAAAAATATGTgagaaaaggcaaaaacaaaaacattatacAGATAGACTAATGAAAACTAGATTTAATGATGATAGTAGCTAACATATAGAAACACTTGGAAAAATATGGTTATTTTACtttgaacacattttttttaagtatcttatATGCTTAACAACGGATTAGAATGAGgcgtcatttttatttttctcatttaaaaaatattattttgttgaAAGCATTATATTAAAATAACAGCTTAAATTCTAGAGTCTAAGTCCTACAATACCATATTTTCATTTGTTCGTATAACCATCTAAATGTCCATATTCAAATTCTTTTGTACATACTTTCTCCAAGGGTATGGATAGAGTTGGGTTgttaaaaatacttattttcaaaataacttCCTCTCTATATTTACCAGTGATTCTAGGGCCATTGCACTATGATCATTCTAAACTacagtgactttttaaaaatctgatcaAAGATCAAAAATTTTGTAATGCTTtaaaattaatgatttttaaaaaattctcctaCACTAAGCAGAAGGTATTATgggcaaaaaatgaaataatttgtttaatcactttcatttttaatttttattgtgctgtaagtgaaagtttacaaaccaagtcagtttctcatacaaaaacttatatacactttgctatgtactcctagttgctcttcctctaaagagacaacacactccttccctccactctctattttcgtgtccattcgggtagcttctgaccccctctgccctctcatctcccctccagagaagagctgcccacatagtctcatgtgtctacttgatccaagaagttcactcttcaccaatatcattttctatcccatagttgagtccaatccctgtctgaagagttggctttaggaatggttcctgtcttgggctaacagaaggtctggggaccatgaactctggggtcctactagtctcagtcagatccttaagtttggtctttttatgagaatttgaggtctgcatccaactgctctcctgctccctcagggtttctgtgttgtgttccctgtcagcgcagtcatcgattgtagccaggaaccatctagttcttatggtctcaggctgatgtagtttctggttcatgtgtccctttctgtctcttgggctcataatcacttgtgtctttggtgttcttcattctcctttgctccaggtgggttgagaccagttgatgcatcttagatggccgcttgctagcgatTAAACCCCAGataccgctctccaaagtgggatgcggaatgatttcttaatagattttattatgtgaattgacttagatgtcccctgaaaccatggtccccaaacccctgcccctgctacgctggcctttgaagcactcagtttattcaggatatttctttgcttttggtttagtccagttgtgctgacctcttctgtaatgtgtgttgtctttcccttcacctaaaatagttcttatctactatctaattagtaaatttttctccctccctccctcccccctctcgtaaccatcaaaaaatattttcttcattgtttaaactattttttgagttcttataatagtggtctcatacaatatttgtccttttgcaactgactaattttttaatttcactcaacataatgccttccaggttcctccatgttatgaaatgtttcacagattcatcattgctctttatcaatgcatagtattccattgtgagaatGTACCCTAATTTATTTTCCATTcaaccattgatgggcaccttggttgcttccatctttttgccattgtaaacaatgctgtaatgaacatggctgtgcatatatctgttcttgcaaaggctcttatttctctaggatatattccaaggtttGGGATAACcagattgtatggtaattctatttttagctttttaaggaaacaccaaatggatatccaaagtggtagtaccgttttacattcccaccagcagtgtataagtgttccaggctctgcacaacctctccaacatttattattttgtgtttttcgattaatgccagccttggtggagtgagatgaaatctcattgtagttttgatccgcgtttctctaatggctaatgatcgtgagcatttcctcatgtatctgttagctacctgaatgtcttctttagtgaagtgcctgctcatatcctttgcccattttctaattgggttatttgcctttttgtagttgagtttttgcagtatcttgtagattttagagatcaggtgctggtcgggaaatgtcatagctgaaaactttttccctgtttgtaggtaatcttattactcttttggtgaagtctttggatgagcataggtgtttgatttttaggagctcccagttatctagtttctcttctgcattgttagtaatgttttgtatactgtttattgcatgtattagggctgctagcattgtccctattttttcttccatgatctttatcgttttagattttatatttcagtctttgatccgttttgagctcgtttttgtgcatggtgtgaggtatgggtcttatttcatttttttgcatatggatatccagttatgggagcaccatttgttaaacagactatcttttccccatttaactgactttgggcctttgccaaatatcagctgttcatatgtggatggatttatgtctggactctcagttctcaTTGGTCACTGTATCTGTTGCTGtgccagtaacaggctgttttgactactgtggcaatataataggttctaaagtcatgaagaatgaggcctcccactttgttcttctttttcagcaatgttttacttatctggggcctctttcctttgcatatgaagttggagatttgtttctcaatctcattaaaaaatgttgttggaatttggattagaattgcattgtatctataggtggcttttggtagaatagacatttttataatgttaagtcttcctatccatgaaaaaaaatttttttttttttttttgtttttccatgagcaaggtatgtttttccacttatgtaggtccctttgatttcttgcagaagtgtcttgtagttttctttgtataggccttttagatctctggtaagatttattccgaagtattttatcatcttgggggctattgtaaatggtattgatttgatgatttcctcttccacattctctttgtttatgtagaggaatccaactgatttttgtatgtttatattgtatcctgaTGTTCTGCTGAAcgcttctactagtttcagtagttttcttgagattctctgtgtataagatcatgtcatctgcaaataaaggtacttttgcttcttccttaccaatctggatgccctttatttctttatttagcttaattgctgtggctaggacctccagcacaatgttgaaaaagagtggtgataaagggcacccgtgtctggttcttgatctcaaggggaatgctttcagactctctccatttaggatgatgttggctgttgcctttttgtataaatgccctttattatgttgaggaattttccttttattcctattttgctgagagtttttatcatgaataagtgtcgaactttgtcaaatgccttttctgcatcaattgataagatcatgtggttcttgtcttttgttttatttatatgatggattacatttattgttttttgaatgctgaaccatccctgcatacctggtatgaatcccacttggtcatggtgagttattttttgatatgttgttgaattctattggctagaattttcttgaggatttttgcatctacgttcatgagggatataggatatattttcttattttgtggcgtctttacctggctttggtatcagggatatgctggctacatagaatgagtttgggagcattccgactttttctatgctctgaaatacctttagtcgtAGTGGTGTTAAATCCTTTCTGAAAATTTGCTAGAACTGTACAGTGAAGCTGTACAGgccagggttttgttgttgttgttgttgttgttgggagttttttaattaccttttcaatctcttcttttgttatgggtttatttagttgttctacctgtttgtgttagtttaggtaggtagtgtgtttttagaaattcatccatttcttctaggctttcaaatttgttagagtacaatttttcttagtaatctgacatgattgttttaatttcggttgggtctgttgtgttaTCACCCAGCTGttttcttgttcgggttatttgcttcctctcctgtttttcttttatcagtttggccattggtttatcaattttgttgattttttcaaagaaccagcttttggtcttgttaactctttcaattgtttttctgttctctatttcatttaattctgtttcagtttttattagttgctttcttctggtgcctgagggtttcttttgttgctctttttctatgtattcaagctgtagggataattccttgattttggccctttgttctttttgtatgtgtgcatttattgatataaattgacctgtgagcactgctttcgctgtgtcccaaaggtctcataggaagcattttcattctcattggattctatgaatttctttgtattccatccttgatgtcttatATAACCCAATCGTTTTTAAGCaggggtactgttcagtttccaagtgtttgatttctttttcctgctttttctgttactgatttctacttttatggccttatggccagagaagatgctttttaatatttcaatgttttattttctgctaaggcttgctttacgacATAATAtatgttctattctagagaatgttccatgtgcggtagaaaagaaagtatacttggttgctgttatgtggagtgttctgtatgtgtctatgaggtcaagttggttgattggggcatttagatcttccgtgtcttcactgagcttctttctggatgccctgtccttccccATAAGTGGTGTGTTAGAAatatcctactataattgtggagctgtctatctcagtttccagtgctgttagagtttatgtatcttgcagccctgtcattgcgtgcataaatacttaataaggttatatcctcctggtatattgtccctttaatcatcgtatattgtcctttcttatcctctgtggtggaattaacttaaaagtctattttgtcagaacttaatattgccactcccgctcttttttgattgttgtttgcttgatatattttttttccatctttgagttttagtttgtgactCTGATTCTGAGGTGTacttcttgtaggcagcatatagacggattatgctttttatccattctgccactctctgtctttttattgcttcgtttagtccattttcattccgcttaattatggataggtattttttataagtttagtgctgtcattttgatgtctttttttgtgtgttgttgacagtttctttttcccacttagtttttttgtgctgagtagtttatatattgtcttttcctcttattcgttgttgttggttttgtttctgctgaatctctattttttcttgtatttttttttttgatgagtaggtttgttagtcttctttgtggttaccttaatattgacccctatttttctgtgtttaaacctaatttttatttctttataatgcCTTGTCTTCTTCTTGATacgaaaaatctatgactacatttcttattccctctttcttgctttaatgttgtcttcttttacataatgacatcactttttccctcttttgagtgttttttttttccttgacttatttttgtgatttccatgtctgggttgacatctgattactCTGTCCAGTATTATAGTCTTGAGTGGATATCTGATAACATTGATTTTCTtgccagagaactccctttagtatttcttgtagttgtagttt
This region includes:
- the PABPC5 gene encoding polyadenylate-binding protein 5, with amino-acid sequence MGSGEPNPAGKKKKYLKAALYVGDLDPDVTEDMLYKKFRPAGPLRFTRICRDPVTRSPLGYGYVNFRFPADAEWALNTMNFDLINGKPFRLMWSQPDDRLRKSGVGNIFIKNLDKSIDNRALFYLFSAFGNILSCKVVCDDNGSKGYAYVHFDSLAAANRAIWHMNGVRLNNRQVYVGRFKFPEERAAEVRTRDRATFTNVFVKNFGDDMDDEKLKGLFSEYGPTESVKVIRDVSGKSKGFGFVRYETHEAAQKAVLDLHGKSIDGKALYVGRAQKKIERLAELRRRFERLRLKEKSRPPGVPIYIKNLDETIDDEKLKEEFSSFGSVSRAKVMMEVGQGKGFGVVCFSSFEEATKAVDEMNGRVVGSKPLHVTLGQARRRW